A window from Variovorax sp. PBL-E5 encodes these proteins:
- a CDS encoding SDR family NAD(P)-dependent oxidoreductase: MSRFNKKIVAITGGGGGMGVELCGLFQSEGASVVVMDASEAAVQAGVRAVEGQALGVVVDVASEASVEEAFARVVEQYGRIDVLVCAAGVRPMAQLLDQATAEWERCLQINLTGVFLCNRIAARHMVAQGGGSIINIASINGVRACTGMGAYNVSKAGVIALTQTLACEVAPQKVRVNAILPAQVETPMIKEQVGEERRRREERIPMGRYGKPHEIASAVAFLASDDSSFMTGHAMAVDGGYLAFGFRPVVYA, encoded by the coding sequence GTGTCAAGGTTCAACAAGAAGATCGTCGCCATCACGGGCGGCGGCGGCGGCATGGGCGTGGAGCTCTGCGGACTCTTCCAGTCCGAGGGCGCGAGCGTCGTCGTCATGGACGCCAGCGAGGCCGCCGTGCAGGCCGGCGTGCGCGCGGTCGAGGGCCAGGCGCTCGGCGTGGTCGTCGACGTGGCCAGCGAGGCCAGCGTCGAAGAGGCATTCGCCCGCGTCGTCGAGCAATACGGCCGCATCGACGTGCTGGTCTGCGCGGCCGGCGTGCGGCCCATGGCACAGCTGCTCGACCAGGCCACCGCCGAATGGGAACGCTGCCTGCAGATCAACCTCACCGGCGTCTTCCTGTGCAACCGCATCGCGGCGCGCCACATGGTGGCGCAGGGCGGCGGCTCGATCATCAACATCGCCTCGATCAACGGCGTGCGCGCCTGCACCGGCATGGGCGCATACAACGTGTCCAAGGCCGGCGTGATCGCGCTGACCCAGACCCTGGCGTGCGAGGTGGCGCCGCAGAAGGTGCGCGTCAACGCCATCCTGCCGGCGCAGGTCGAGACGCCGATGATCAAGGAGCAGGTCGGCGAGGAACGCCGCCGGCGCGAGGAGCGCATTCCGATGGGCCGCTACGGCAAGCCGCACGAGATCGCCAGCGCGGTGGCCTTCCTGGCCTCCGACGATTCGTCCTTCATGACCGGCCATGCGATGGCGGTCGACGGCGGCTACCTCGCGTTCGGCTTCAGGCCAGTGGTCTACGCCTGA
- a CDS encoding acetyl-CoA carboxylase biotin carboxyl carrier protein, which produces MNLTFKEVDQILRIIEEFPAAEVRFEYGDLKLHVRRETAREAGSAAPAGMASPAAALAPAAAPAAAAPAQPKPAAAAPAKTKRLSAPEQREGLVPVTAPMMGVYYAAPSPDAAPFASVGQKVSESSDLCIIEVMKVMNTIKAPCAGTVVEIVAANAAMVEQGSAMLWIRPDAARS; this is translated from the coding sequence ATGAATCTCACGTTCAAGGAAGTCGACCAGATTCTTCGCATCATCGAGGAATTCCCCGCCGCCGAAGTCCGCTTCGAATACGGCGACCTCAAGCTGCATGTGCGCCGCGAGACCGCGCGCGAAGCGGGCAGCGCCGCGCCTGCGGGCATGGCATCGCCCGCTGCTGCGCTCGCACCCGCTGCGGCACCGGCTGCGGCCGCACCGGCGCAGCCGAAGCCCGCCGCTGCAGCGCCGGCCAAGACCAAACGACTGTCGGCACCGGAGCAGCGCGAAGGCCTGGTGCCCGTCACCGCGCCGATGATGGGCGTCTACTACGCGGCGCCCTCGCCGGACGCCGCGCCCTTCGCCTCCGTGGGCCAGAAGGTGTCGGAAAGCTCGGACCTCTGCATCATCGAAGTGATGAAGGTCATGAACACGATCAAGGCGCCGTGCGCCGGCACCGTGGTCGAGATCGTCGCCGCCAACGCCGCGATGGTGGAGCAAGGCAGCGCGATGCTGTGGATCCGCCCCGACGCGGCCCGGAGCTGA